A region of Cucumis melo cultivar AY chromosome 2, USDA_Cmelo_AY_1.0, whole genome shotgun sequence DNA encodes the following proteins:
- the LOC127148292 gene encoding uncharacterized protein LOC127148292: MKDFFCDAYEKRNRQGPYKKLIRPPEPLHPTIASWPFEALGLDLAEAMPLREAKKENIVNFVQTHIIYKYGIPHHIVTDNGRQFANTLMDKLCEKFNFKQYKSSMYNAATNGLAEAFNKTLCSLLKKMVSKTKRDWQEKIGEALWVYRTTHRTPTGVTPYSMVYGVEAILPLEREIPSLRMTIQEGLTTEHNAKLRLQELGALDEKRLEAQQALECYQA, from the exons ATGAAGGACTTCTTCTGCGATGCCTATGAAAAGAGGAATCGACAAGGGCCTTATAAGAAGCTCATTCGG CCACCAGAGCCGCTTCATCCAACAATAGCTTCATGGCCTTTTGAAGCTTTGGGACTCGACCTG gCTGAAGCCATGCCATTAAGAGAAGCAAAGAAGGAAAACATTGTAAATTTTGTTCAGACACACATCATTTACAAATATGGTATTCCTCATCATATCGTAACTGATAATGGAAGACAATTCGCTAACACTTTGATGGACAAGTTATGTGAAAAATTTAACTTCAAACAGTACAAGTCTTCTATGTACAATGCCGCAACAAATGGATTGGCAGAAGCATTCAACAAAACTTTGTGTAGTCTACTAAAAAAGATGGTTTCCAAGACAAAAAGAGATTGGCAAGAAAAGATTGGGGAAGCATTGTGGGTCTACAGAACTACCCATCGTACTCCTACAGGTGTTACACCTTATTCTATGGTCTATGGCGTCGAAGCAATACTCCCACTAGAAAGAGAAATTCCTTCCTTAAGAATGACAATTCAAGAAGGACTAACTACTGAACATAATGCTAAATTACGCCTTCAAGAGTTAGGAGCACTTGACGAAAAGAGACTGGAAGCTCAACAAGCACTCGAATGTTATCAAGCATGA
- the LOC127148234 gene encoding uncharacterized protein LOC127148234, protein MSYRRPNFMETDDMFLQFEDDLDNNIAGGSSSVGDNTGSSSQQTTPTPRRRAQSRLLELERHVAINGRIPMTIAPGAEKPISPHAVRFSQAIGVCVRKTFPVCCLKWTDVGREYIEVVKGDLQRFFVLDFNDQAMNRFVEHQMLTTFKEFRADCHKHFKKYSDPEEARANPPNALVGRDEDWHFLCDHYISRAFQEQSRTNKAARQKQPYNHSSGSKSFLQRQYELAERRGQPVDRVELFRETHVRAGTFVSQAAEDAHPIPEGSQPLSEDEICDQVLGRRPGYSKGLGWGPKPKARRTASASSSSTSCSQSTQKEIELQAKLHEALERIEVQDRNHQALASQVEAMKKMIEDLTRAQQGPPHDS, encoded by the exons atgtcatatcgacgaccaaattttatggagacggacgatatgttcctccagtttgaggacgatttagataataacatcgcgggagggtcatcatctgtgggcgacaatacgg ggtcttcttctcaacaaacgactccgactcctaggagacgtgcgcagtctcgactcttggagttagagcgccacgttgcaataaatgggcgcattccgatgacgatcgcccctggagcggagaagcctatttctccacacgccgttcgcttcagccaggcgataggcgtgtgcgtgcgaaagacatttcccgtctgctgtcttaagtggacggacgttgggagagaatacattgaggtcgtcaagggcgacctccag cgattctttgtgcttgatttcaatgatcaagcaatgaacaggtttgttgagcatcagatgctcacgacctttaaagagttccgggccgactgtcataaacatttcaaaaagtacagcgacccggaggaggctcgtgccaacccaccaaacgcattggttggacgtgatgaggattggcacttcctctgcgaccattatatcagccgtgcattccag gagcaatcacggacaaacaaggctgctagacagaagcagccttacaatcatagtagcgggtccaagtcgtttctacaacgacagtatgagctcgctgaaagaagagggcagccggtcgatcgtgtggaattgttccgggaaacacacgttcgagctgggacattcgtgtcgcaagccgccgaggatgcgcat cctatcccagagggtagtcagccactctctgaggatgagatatgcgatcaggtgttgggtagacgaccaggctactcaaaaggccttggttggggacccaagccgaaggcccgcagaacggcaagtgcaagcagttcgtcgacatcttgttcgcagtccacacaaaaagagattgaattacaagctaaacttcatgaagctttggaacggattgaagtacaagatagaaatcaccaagcattagcttcacaagtggaagctatgaaaaagatgattgaagacctaactcgtgcacaacagggaccaccacatgattcctag